From a single Vitis vinifera cultivar Pinot Noir 40024 chromosome 18, ASM3070453v1 genomic region:
- the LOC104882678 gene encoding uncharacterized protein LOC104882678 isoform X1 → MRRLLPAKASSKTNFQILITTNGQEMNMCFTHSTLPIGPVFSLPPSLFNTIIHQTWRSKIPRISFSRLQKLTPTSSSLAISKVLNIRMLISGEPIQIADRREKAIRLWVRVSVEVQAASGVIKFRNFFWIPDGVVLDQVKTEFNEEQSVLRVLMPKSVRGVRGDRVEEIRRGHRTTWPVPDKVPETKKRRKNVQEMEQGNKDVPQHEPEEASGVTMTHPEEEPTHQLNQRDLPSTQETPAKEDADLEAKTRAAGGCEQGPEAAESTKVEADQATQRAQVEEYNAQAQLKPKQENDLTEPLKPDHPEEKVDNRKGSLAPPKKCRPCSLCLFAGSAILVSIVALVIHFRRPKRK, encoded by the exons ATGAGACGTTTGCTTCCCGCCAAAGCAAGTAGTAAAAccaactttcaaattttaattacaacAAATGGACAAGAAATGAATATGTGCTTTACTCATTCCACCCTGCCCATTGGTCCTGTATTTAGTCTCCCTCCCTCACTCTTCAACACAATCATCCATCAAACATGGAGGTCAAAAATCCCGAGGATCTCGTTTTCTCGTCTACAGAAACTGACACCCACCTCATCCTCACTTGCAATCTCAAAG GTGCTGAATATCAGGATGCTGATAAGTGGAGAACCGATCCAGATTGCAGACAGAAGGGAGAAGGCAATCAGGCTTTGGGTGCGGGTATCAGTGGAGGTCCAGGCCGCATCTGGCGTTATCAAattcagaaattttttttggattccagATGGGGTTGTTTTGGATCAAGTCAAGACCGAGTTCAATGAAGAACAATCGGTTTTGAGGGTTCTCATGCCTAAATCGGTTAGAGGGGTTAGAGGGGATAGGGTTGAGGAGATTCGTAGGGGGCATAGAACGACTTGGCCTGTACCCGACAAGGTTCCTGAAACAAAGAAGCGTAGAAAGAATGTGCAGGAGATGGAACAAGGGAATAAAGATGTGCCCCAACATGAACCAGAAGAAGCTTCTGGTGTGACAATGACACATCCGGAGGAAGAGCCTACCCATCAGTTGAATCAAAGAGATTTGCCATCAACCCAAGAAACTCCAGCCAAAGAAGATGCTGATTTGGAAGCAAAAACCAGAGCAGCAGGGGGGTGTGAACAGGGTCCAGAAGCAGCTGAATCAACAAAAGTTGAAGCAGATCAAGCAACTCAACGAGCTCAGGTTGAAGAATATAATGCCCAGGCGCAGCTCAAACCTAAACAAGAAAATGATCTAACAGAACCACTGAAACCTGATCATCCTGAAGAAAAAGTTGATAACAGAAAGGGCTCTTTGGCTCCTCCCAAAAAGTGTAGGCCATGTAGTCTATGTTTGTTCGCAGGATCTGCCATCCTTGTATCAATTGTAGCGCTTGTCATTCACTTTAGACGacctaaaagaaaatga
- the LOC104882692 gene encoding uncharacterized protein LOC104882692, which translates to MEVELEINITPTNLPPITKDPVFLSTEADTLFILIANLKGYQKEKLKIDKNEDGTQIAVSGEKVGSTSLQPFRRMAFRATPQVTKFRKVFWIPDGVVLDQIKAKFNEKESVLWIFMPKSVTEVSGVGVGVGVGVEEVKEEEIGRRSDRRTPPVLVKVPEREIPGKNEQEMKEGKKDVPKHEPEEVKEAIPKAEVAEIENPRKSEQEMKEGKKDVKATEVVGGLPQHEPEREKEAIPQKEAAERENHRKNEQEMKEERKDAKATDEDVGRLHHHEPEQVKEPISQKEADERENPTKNEQEMEERREEVKATDEDVGRLPQHEPEQVKEAMLKKEAADITITRPEEENTRSNKREVPSKEETPAKEVSDLEAKRTAAEEKSEECQHGPEVTESTKVEAVQVTQQAHVEEDNAPEENGEVETHLSQQELNTEIQEVSQLESDQESDSTESLKPDHPEEVQGMGNEIQAEIDPVILPEEKVDNRKGSLAPPKKFRLCSPCFFAGSAILVSIVVLVIHFSRPKRR; encoded by the exons ATGGAGGTTGAATTGGAAATCAACATCACCCCCACCAACCTTCCTCCCATCACCAAGGACCCTGTTTTCTTGTCTACAGAAGCTGACACCCTCTTCATCCTCATTGCCAATCTCAAAG GATATCAGAAGGAGAAACTCAAGATCGATAAAAACGAAGATGGGACTCAGATTGCAGTCAGTGGGGAGAAGGTAGGAAGTACTAGTTTGCAACCGTTCCGGAGGATGGCCTTCAGGGCAACGCCTCAGGTTACAAAATTCAGAAAGGTCTTTTGGATTCCAGATGGGGTTGTTTTGGATCAAATCAAGGCCAAGTTCAATGAAAAGGAATCGGTTTTGTGGATTTTCATGCCTAAATCGGTTACAGAAGTTAGTGGGGTTGGGGTTGGGGTTGGGGTTGGGGTTgaggaagtgaaagaagagGAGATTGGTAGGAGGAGTGATAGAAGGACTCCGCCTGTACTTGTCAAGGTTCCTGAAAGAGAGATTCCTGGAAAGAATGAGCAGGAAATgaaagaagggaagaaagaCGTGCCCAAACATGAACCAGAAGAAGTAAAAGAAGCTATCCCCAAGGCAGAAGTTGCGGAAATAGAAAATCCTAGAAAGAGTGAGCAGGAAATgaaagaagggaagaaagatgTGAAGGCAACTGAGGTTGTGGGAGGACTGCCCCAACATGAACCAGAACGAGAAAAAGAAGCTATCCCCCAAAAAGAAGCTGCTGAAAGAGAGAATCATAGAAAGAACGAGCAGGAAAtgaaagaagagaggaaagatGCGAAGGCAACTGATGAGGACGTGGGAAGATTGCACCATCATGAACCAGAACAAGTAAAGGAACCTATCTCCCAAAAAGAAGCCGATGAAAGAGAGAATCCTACAAAGAATGAGCAGGAAATGGAAGAAAGGAGGGAAGAAGTGAAGGCAACTGATGAGGATGTGGGAAGATTACCCCAACATGAACCAGAACAAGTAAAAGAAGCTATGCTCAAGAAAGAAGCAGCTGATATTACAATAACACGTCCAGAGGAAGAGAATACTCGGTCGAATAAAAGAGAGGTGCCATCAAAAGAAGAAACTCCAGCCAAAGAGGTCTCCGATTTAGAAGCAAAAAGAACAGCAGCAGAGGAGAAATCAGAGGAGTGCCAACACGGTCCAGAGGTAACTGAATCAACAAAAGTTGAAGCAGTTCAAGTAACTCAACAAGCTCATGTCGAAGAAGATAATGCCCCTGAGGAAAATGGTGAAGTTGAAACTCATCTGTCGCAACAAGAGTTGAATACAGAAATTCAAGAAGTGTCCCAGCTCGAATCTGACCAAGAATCTGATTCAACTGAATCACTGAAGCCTGATCATCCTGAAGAAGTTCAAGGAATGGGAAATGAAATTCAAGCAGAAATTGACCCAGTAATCCTTCCTGAAGAAAAAGTAGATAACAGAAAGGGCTCATTGGCTCCTCCCAAAAAGTTTAGGCTATGTAGTCCATGTTTCTTTGCAGGATCTGCCATCCTTGTATCAATTGTAGTGCTTGTCATTCACTTCAGTCGACCTAAAAGAAGATGA
- the LOC100252073 gene encoding uncharacterized protein LOC100252073 has translation MLEAKSLRKAVVAPSLLENPSAANLQSTRLALHVDGGGSSCRVYIASGCSIYSVQISMEDSLVNKGKESLLIPVSAQVMDSSLVNRCPHRSEIQSIVLAETESPDCLILGSVDSYGHLIVSQLDPSSKDVNRVTLSVLPRDCGVGEGSWAGLCFSPSQWSMAAVARSFCKSIDVYDQDIHLRTLRTLWYPSSLDFMQNLSNGNERSILAVTEGCQLTIWDLRMKENGGCVHRICGPLGDIFYAVTSSSTGSIAVGGADRTVTIYDPRRWSALSRWVHCSKYEITGLAFSSSDPDYIYIQGVDYEVFCGQWNENKKVFSFRGDSNWLGFSKCPNRDVLGGWCDSGSIFVADVEAKENKVDALEGSPNGLP, from the exons atgttggAAGCTAAGAGCCTGAGAAAAGCAGTGGTGGCACCATCTCTTCTGGAAAATCCCTCTGCTGCAAACCTTCAGTCTACTCGCCTCGCTCTTCAT GTTGATGGCGGCGGTTCTTCTTGCAGGGTTTACATCGCCTCTGGATGCTCCATTTACAGTGTTCAG ATATCAATGGAAGATTCTTTGGtcaacaaaggaaaagaaagccTCTTGATTCCTGTAAGCGCACAG GTTATGGACTCATCCTTAGTTAATCGGTGCCCTCATCGATCGGAAATTCAGAGTATAGTGCTTGCTGAAACTGAGA GTCCTGACTGCTTAATTTTGGGAAGCGTGGATTCTTATGGTCATCTTATTGTATCTCAATTGGATCCTAGTAGTAAAG ATGTTAACAGGGTTACACTTTCAGTATTGCCTCGGGATTGTGGTGTTGGAGAGGGTAGTTGGGCAGGGCTCTGCTTCAGTCCAAGTCAATGGTCCATG GCTGCTGTAGCACGTAGCTTCTGTAAAAGCATTGATGTCTATGACCAAGATATTCATCTTCGGACTCTACGTAC GTTGTGGTATCCATCTTCATTGGACTTTATGCAAAACTTAAGTAATGGGAATGAAAGATCTATATTAGCTGTCACTGAAGGCTGTCAG CTGACAATATGGGACTTAAGAATGAAAGAGAATGGCGGTTGTGTGCATCGAATTTGTGGTCCCCTTGGAGATATCTTCTATGCTGTCACTAGTTCTTCAACTGGTAGTATTGCAGTGGGTGGTGCTGACCGTACTGTTACCATCTATGATCCTCGCAG ATGGTCAGCATTATCAAGATGGGTGCATTGCTCAAAATATGAG ATAACTGGACTTGCTTTCTCATCAAGTGACCCTGATTACATCTACATACAAGGGGTTGATTATGAG GTCTTTTGTGGACAATGGAATGAAAATAAGAAGGTATTTTCATTTAGAGGAGATTCAAACTGGCTTGGATTCAGTAAG TGCCCCAACAGAGATGTCTTAGGTGGGTGGTGCGATTCAGGTAGCATCTTTGTGGCTGATGTTGAAGCAAAGGAGAACAAAGTAGATGCTCTGGAAGGTTCCCCTAATGGATTGCCCTAA
- the LOC104882678 gene encoding uncharacterized protein LOC104882678 isoform X2, whose product MEVKNPEDLVFSSTETDTHLILTCNLKGYQVLNIRMLISGEPIQIADRREKAIRLWVRVSVEVQAASGVIKFRNFFWIPDGVVLDQVKTEFNEEQSVLRVLMPKSVRGVRGDRVEEIRRGHRTTWPVPDKVPETKKRRKNVQEMEQGNKDVPQHEPEEASGVTMTHPEEEPTHQLNQRDLPSTQETPAKEDADLEAKTRAAGGCEQGPEAAESTKVEADQATQRAQVEEYNAQAQLKPKQENDLTEPLKPDHPEEKVDNRKGSLAPPKKCRPCSLCLFAGSAILVSIVALVIHFRRPKRK is encoded by the exons ATGGAGGTCAAAAATCCCGAGGATCTCGTTTTCTCGTCTACAGAAACTGACACCCACCTCATCCTCACTTGCAATCTCAAAG GATATCAGGTGCTGAATATCAGGATGCTGATAAGTGGAGAACCGATCCAGATTGCAGACAGAAGGGAGAAGGCAATCAGGCTTTGGGTGCGGGTATCAGTGGAGGTCCAGGCCGCATCTGGCGTTATCAAattcagaaattttttttggattccagATGGGGTTGTTTTGGATCAAGTCAAGACCGAGTTCAATGAAGAACAATCGGTTTTGAGGGTTCTCATGCCTAAATCGGTTAGAGGGGTTAGAGGGGATAGGGTTGAGGAGATTCGTAGGGGGCATAGAACGACTTGGCCTGTACCCGACAAGGTTCCTGAAACAAAGAAGCGTAGAAAGAATGTGCAGGAGATGGAACAAGGGAATAAAGATGTGCCCCAACATGAACCAGAAGAAGCTTCTGGTGTGACAATGACACATCCGGAGGAAGAGCCTACCCATCAGTTGAATCAAAGAGATTTGCCATCAACCCAAGAAACTCCAGCCAAAGAAGATGCTGATTTGGAAGCAAAAACCAGAGCAGCAGGGGGGTGTGAACAGGGTCCAGAAGCAGCTGAATCAACAAAAGTTGAAGCAGATCAAGCAACTCAACGAGCTCAGGTTGAAGAATATAATGCCCAGGCGCAGCTCAAACCTAAACAAGAAAATGATCTAACAGAACCACTGAAACCTGATCATCCTGAAGAAAAAGTTGATAACAGAAAGGGCTCTTTGGCTCCTCCCAAAAAGTGTAGGCCATGTAGTCTATGTTTGTTCGCAGGATCTGCCATCCTTGTATCAATTGTAGCGCTTGTCATTCACTTTAGACGacctaaaagaaaatga
- the LOC100257198 gene encoding protein BYPASS1-LIKE yields MPATDFQGSSSPFSNIGRSILSIRRDQVHSMEGTHEVTGLEVELEAFQRQVADRFLQVSSGSSELLSLSWVRKLLDVFLCCQEEFRVILFNNKASLGRAPMDRLIGEFFERSVKALDVCNAIRDGIEHIRQWHKLLEIVPCALDNQRSLGEGQFRRAKKALIDLAIGMLDERDSSVSVAHRNRSFGRNNVSRDHRSLGHFRSLSWSVSRSWSAARQLQAIGNNLAAPRANEIVASRGLAVAVFTMSSVLLFVMWALVAAIPCQDRGLQVHFSIPKNFSWAAPMQSLHDRIIEESRRRDRRNACGLLKEIHQIEKCTRHMNELADSVQFPLTEEREAEVRQRVQELGQVCQTIKAGLDPLERQVREVFHRIVRSRTEGLDTLGRANNE; encoded by the coding sequence ATGCCTGCTACGGACTTTCAGGGTTCATCATCGCCGTTCTCGAACATTGGCCGTTCGATCTTGAGCATTCGACGCGATCAGGTCCATTCCATGGAGGGGACTCATGAAGTCACCGGCTTGGAGGTGGAGCTGGAGGCGTTTCAGAGGCAGGTAGCCGACCGGTTTCTGCAGGTGTCTTCGGGGTCGTCGGAGCTTCTGTCGTTGTCCTGGGTCAGGAAGCTTCTGGATGTGTTCCTCTGCTGTCAGGAGGAATTTAGGGTTATTTTGTTCAATAACAAAGCGAGTTTGGGGAGAGCTCCGATGGATCGGTTGATTGGGGAGTTCTTTGAGCGGAGTGTGAAGGCGTTGGATGTTTGTAATGCGATTCGTGACGGAATTGAGCATATTCGCCAATGGCACAAGCTTCTGGAGATTGTGCCGTGCGCTTTAGACAACCAGAGGAGTCTCGGGGAGGGCCAATTCCGCCGCGCCAAGAAGGCCTTGATCGATTTGGCGATCGGTATGCTTGACGAGAGGGACTCCAGCGTCTCCGTGGCCCATCGGAACCGGTCCTTCGGCCGGAATAACGTCAGCCGCGACCACCGGTCTTTGGGGCACTTCAGGTCGCTGTCGTGGAGCGTTTCCCGGTCGTGGTCTGCGGCGAGGCAGCTTCAGGCGATTGGGAACAACTTGGCAGCGCCGAGGGCGAATGAGATTGTTGCCTCTCGAGGACTCGCGGTGGCAGTTTTCACAATGAGCTCGGTTTTGTTGTTTGTAATGTGGGCTCTTGTGGCCGCGATTCCGTGCCAGGATCGAGGGCTTCAGGTTCATTTTTCAATTCCCAAGAATTTCAGTTGGGCGGCTCCGATGCAATCACTGCATGATCGGATTATTGAGGAGTCCCGGAGAAGGGACCGGAGGAATGCTTGTGGGCTGTTGAAGGAGATTCATCAGATTGAGAAATGCACCCGACACATGAATGAATTGGCAGACTCAGTTCAATTCCCATTAACGGAGGAAAGGGAGGCTGAGGTGAGACAGAGAGTGCAGGAGCTGGGGCAGGTGTGCCAAACTATAAAGGCAGGATTGGACCCCTTGGAGCGCCAAGTGAGGGAAGTGTTCCATAGGATTGTGCGCAGCCGAACTGAGGGTCTGGACACCTTGGGAAGGGCTAACAATGAGTGA